CCGCGATCGTTCAGCAAACCTGCCGCAAGCGGGTTGAAAAAAGTTCCTCGATATGGCTCGGAGAATAATCGCAGCACATCTTCTACGACGACCAGGAGCGACGGAAATCGAAGTAGCGATCGAGCCAGGTTCGCTGTCTGGGGGTGAATCGCTGATGCTGCCAGGCGTGGGACAGGCGATCGAGCAGTTCGGCAAAGGTGGCAGAGGGAATCGGGAGACGCGCCAGATCCGCCATCTTCAGGCGTTGCTGAATTGCCAGGGTAAGAACGCTAATCCATTCACTTGCCTGGGGAGCGACGATCGTGCCGCCCAGAATCCTCCCGTCCTTTCGCAGAATCAACCGACAAAAACCGCTGATTTCTTCCACATAGGCTCTGGCGATCGTTTGCGTGGAAGCACTGATCACCCGCACGGCATCGCCGTAGTTTTTTCTGGCGGATGTTTCATCCATGCCCACCTGGGCAATTTGGGGGTCGGTCATGAGTGTCCAGGGCACCAGGCGCGACTGGATCGATCGGGGCGGCAGGAACAGCGCATTGTGCAGGATCAGATCGGCTTCGGAGCGGGAAAGCTGGGGCAGCGTAAATCCCCCCAACGTTTCACCACAGGCATAAACCCGCGAACAGGTAGTTTGCAGCTTGCGGTTCACCTTCACCCCGTCCAACGTCCACCGCACCCCGATCTCGTCCAGATTCAGCGAAGCCAGATTGGGTTGCCGTGGGGTTGCTAGCAGGAGTAAATCTGCCTCCAGTCGGTAGGCTCTTCCGTTGCCATCCTTCCCATAAAGTCGAATACCTGAATCATTTGCCCCACCGATCGCTTCAATTCGCTCAACTTCGATACCGACAAAGAGTTCAACCCCCTCCGCCTCAAGCTGTGCCTGGAGCAGTCGCGCCGCCGGATCAAACTGGGGCAAAAATCGTGCCTGAATCAGCGTCACCCGGATTCCTAAGCGCCGTAGCGTTTGAGCCAGTTCGATCGCCTGCGGATCATCCCCCAGAATCGCGATCCGTTCCGGCAGCGTTTTTCCCTGAAACTGCGCCAAATCATCCAGCGGCAAAATGGTCGCCTCTGCCATGCCGGGAATGAGCGGCACTTCAGGAACACTGGGCACCGCCAGCACATAAGCCCGCGATCGCAGCGATCGTCCGTTGATCTGAAAACCCAGACGGGGAGACTGCTGAAACTCTCCCTGCCCCACCATCACATCCACTCCGGCTGCGGCAAGCTGTTCGAGGGACTGCTGTTGTTGAGCCATCACCGCTTCGCTAATCAGGGGCGCAGTTTGGGCAGCAAAGCTCAGCAGTTCGGTCGCCGAGGGAACCGACCGAGCAAGCGATTTGGACTCTGGGATGATCTCTGAGATAGGCGTTGAGATGGACACTGAGGGCGGTCGCGGTATTTGCTCCGTGCGGTAAATTGCGTTCACCCAATGATTCAGCAGCATCCGAAAATGGTCTGTTTCCCGTGGCGGGTGCGGTTCGACCAGAGCCACCTGTGCCTGAAAGCGGCAGGCTTGGGCAGCGATCGATCGGGCAAGAGCTGTACCGCCCAAAATCACAAGGTCATATTCTACAGCCATGAATCTACAGCCATGAATCTACAGCCACGAGCAGTTAAGAAGCATCAGACAGGGCATTCACATCAGGCGGCACCTCCACCAGGGCATCCAGCAATCGCTGATTCTCGGATTCGGTGCGAACCGCTACCCGGAAATATCGATCGCCCAACTCAGGAAAGCTGTTGCAGTCGCGAATCAGGATTTTGTGCCGTTGCAGCAAAGTTTTCTGGAGTTCGATCGTCGATCCTCGAAAGTGAACCAGCAGATAGTTTGCCGCACCCGGTAGGGGAGAAAGACCGGGCAGAGCCGCCAATCCTGCGTAAAGCTGATTCCTCGCAGGAGGCAACCAGTTCAGGGTTTTCTGCTGAAACGCGACATCCTTTACGACCGCCTCTGCTGCTGCCGCCGCCAAGGTATTCACCGACCACGGATCGCGCCACTGCTGCCACCGTTGCAGACGATCGGGATGGGCAATGGCATAGCCAAACCGCAATCCGGGAAAGCTATAGAACTTGGTGAGCGATCGCAGAATCACCAGATTAGGAAACTCCGTAACGCGATCGATTAAACTCTGCTGCTCGTCCTCTGGCAGAAAATCCATAAACGCTTCGTCAATGACCACCAGCGCATATTGCTCCAGCAGGGGCAAAAGGGATTGTCGAGGGAAGAGTTTTCCGGTGGGGTTGTGGGGGTTGTTGAGGAGGAGACCTGTGGGGAGTGGATGGGTGGATGGGTGGATGGGTAGGAGAGTGGAGAGTGGGGAGTGGGGAGTGGGGAGCAGGGAATCGCTTAAGGCTCTATCAAGCCCTATCTCAGTCGAGCCAATTGATCGATCGTCCTTATCCGTGAGCGGTAGGGGGCAGGGGATGATGTTGGCGTTGAATGCCTTGAGGGCGCGCAGGTAGTCGCCAAAGGCGGGGGTGAGGAGATGGGTGGCGTTGAGGTCGGCAAGTTCGCGGCTTGCCCAGGTGAGGAGTTCGGCGGAGCCATTGCCGGGGAGAATCCAGTCGGGGGATAGGTCGTGAAGTTGGGCGAGGGTTTGCTTGAGGTGGATATAGCCGGGGTCGGGGTAGTGGCGCAGGTCGTTGAGGCTGGACTGAATCGCGGCGATCGCCGACGGGGGTGGACCCAGCGGATTAATGCTGGCAGAGAAATCCAGAATGTCAAAAGGGGAACAGCCTGCCAGGGTTGCTGCCCAGGTTAAGTTCCCCCCATGTCCGGGTGTCCGGCGTGATGGCTGCACAGTTGGTTACTTGCCCACCATTTCCTTAAACAGTTTACCCGCAGAGAATGCCGGGACTTTGGTTGCCGGGATTTGCATCGCTTCTCCCGTTTTAGGATTACGACCTTCCCGCTCTTTGCGCTCACGTGGCTCGAAGGAGCCGAAGCCGACTAGCGTGACTTTATCGCCACTCGAAACTGCTTCCATGATGGAGTCGATCGCAGCCGTCAAAACTGCATCAGCTTGCTTTTTGGTGACGTTTGCTTTTTCTGCAACCTTGTCCACTAGTTCGCCTTTGTTCATAGTGATCTCCTTGGAATGATAATCAGCGAGGTTAATGATTAGACCTTTACGAATTAGTTTTAGTGATCTAGCTCGTTGATCTAATCGATGGAATTCGAGCAGGCAATCAGACGGCGATCGCTGAAACCCTTGTTAACTCGAATTTTCAATGCCTTATTCTAAATGCAAGATCCCCCATATGGATCGGTAAAACCTTTAATTTATGTAGATTTGAAGCACTTTTTAAGAAATTTCTGGCGATCGGCGGGGTTATGACAGCAAAAAGCTGAAAAACTGTGTACAAATACTCATCAAAATCAGGAAGCGCCAGCACAAATCATCTTGTTAAGCGATCGGGGTTAACGGTTAGGGGGAAGAAAGCGTGAATGAGTTTGAGGACAATTCGAGGAAATAAAATCCTGAGCAAATGAAACCTGAGGCAATAAAAAATCGCGAGTTGATCTACTGGGAGAGTAAACCGACTCGCGATCGCGAAAGCAAGGAGTTATTCAGTAAGCTATAGACCCTAAGGAACCTGAATGCCCTGGCGGCGCAGAATTTCCTGAGCATCCGGGCTAGGCGTATAGCGGTAGCCAAAGGTCGAGAAATCCGAATCATCCAGCACACGCGGAGTCAGCAGCACAATTACTTCCTGGCGGGTGTTGTTGCGGTTCGTGCTTCTAAAGAGAGCGCCCAGAATCGGAATGTCTCCCAGAATCGGCACCTTGGAAACGGTCGTGCGATCGGTTTCCTGGATAATTCCAGAGAGGATCAGGGTTTGTCCGTCTCGAATTCGTACCTGTCCAGAGTTTAGCTGGCGCACGGATAGCAGTGTCACCTGACCGTTGCCCGTGTCTACGGTATCGATCGGTGCTGAAACGGTGGGGTTAATGGCGAGTGTGACGAAACCATTATCATCAATGCGGCTGACGTTGACCTGAAGCTGAAGCCCTGCCACCGCCTTAACTACTTCCGTTTCCTGCCGAGTGCCGCTCGGCGTATCCACGAAGGTAATGTTGGTTTCTGAAATAACCTCCTGCCCCACATTCACCGTGGCTTGCTGTCCTTCCTGAATCACCAGCGTCGGATCGGTCAGAATCTTGGCATTACCGCTGACGACCTGGGCTTGCAGGCTTGCCAGGAATCTCGTCGGATAGCGGAAGAAGGAGGGTAAGCCAGCTTCAGCCGTTCCCACATCGCCCTGAGTGACGCTAACCGTGCCATCGGTGGCGATCGTAATCACGTTATCCGTTGCCAGATCCACATCGGTAATTCCGGTTCTAAAGGGATTGCCGGAAACACCCGCGATCGATCGCAGGAATTCTCTGGCGCCCGCATTTGCCAGCCGACGAATGGAACCGTTGCGCTCATCAATTACGAGCGTCCCTGGCTCGGTTCCCGGAATCCGCACACCAGGCTGACCCACATCAAAAAAGGTGTTGCCGCCTGCAAAGGGGTTGGCGATCGCGGGAGGACTCACAACACTACCATTTGTAGTGGTTGCGTTGGGTGGGTTAAATCCGCCGTAGTTCACCACAGCATTGCCGCCATCGCTCAGGACAAAGGTATCGCCGACACCAAACGAGAAGCTCGTACTGAAGTTATCCTGTGCCGCCAAGTTAACATCGACGACTTTGATATTCACCGCCACCTGACGCTGACGCAGATCCAGCTGGGATAGCAACGATGCGGCAATCTGAACCTGCTGCGGCGTACCTACCAGCGTTACTGCCTGAAGCCGTTCATCCGTCAGTACCGATAAGCCTCTCAGCAACAGTGGACCTGCGCCCGCCGTTGCCGCTAAAGGAATAATCTGAGTCGTCGTATTGTTAGTGACGATCTGGTTTGCGCCCTCACCCTGCACTGTCCGAGTCGTTGTTTCAACCACCCGCTGCGTTTCTGCCCCCTGGGCACTGAGGAAAGACGCAGCCGCTGCCGCTGTCACCTGGTTCAGACGAAGCGTGCGAATCACGTTATCGCGGGCAGATGCCGGAAGGAGCGTTCCCACAAAAATCGTTCTGCCGCTGCGATTGGCTTGAAGTCCCGCAACCCGCAGCACGTAGTTAAACACATTCTGGACTGGCTCATTCTCAATGTCTAAAGAGATTCGCACATCCTGCGGAGCCTGTCCCGGTTGCCCCTGGGGTGCTTGCCCTTGAGCAGCATCCGCCTGTCCTTGAGCCGCCTGATCCAGATATGCGACGTTTAAGCCTGCTGCCCTTGCTAGCAGCGACAGCACTTCTCGCGCCGGAGCATCTCGCAGGACCAGACGGGGCACAATTTCCGACGTTCCCAGATTAATCTCTGAGGGCGACGCATCTGTACTGGAAACGGAAATATCGCCCAATGGCGGTGCAACGGCTCTGGGCAGCAATGGCGGCGCAGCCTCGCGGGTCGGACGCACCACAGGCACACCATTGATCGTCACCCCCGGATTAGGCAGCAGCACATCGGGAGCCGGAGCATTGGGAGGAGGAACCGCCGGAGCGGAAGGGGTGGGGGAGGCTTGAGCCACTTGGGGCGCAGGAACCGGAATGTTGGTCGCCGTTGAACTGGGCGCAGCCGAATTACCGCCTGAAGCACTGCTGACGTTCAGCACAATGCCCTGCTGTCCCTGATTAATCTGTCCGCTAGGGGCAGCACTTCCGCCATTCACCGTCACTCGTACACTGTTGCCGTCTAGCTGAGCCACACTGACCGAACTAATGCCGGGAGCAGGATTATTCTGCACAAAGCCATTACTGTCCGGCAGGCTCAACTCCGTATTAATCAAATCTGCGATCAGGGCATTGCCGCGACTGACGGTAAACACCTGTGGACGCTCACCCCGACTGGTTTGCAGCACCACCTGCATTCCACGATCGGTTTGATTCACCTGTACATCCGTAATCTGGGTTGCCGCCGCCCGCGCAGGCTGAGCCGACATGCAGATCACTGCCGCCCCGGTCAGGAGGCTTCCCCCTAAAATTCCACCAAACTGATAATGCCGATTCACGATTCACTCCTCCAACGGGCAAGGGTCAACTCAAAACAAAACAAAACGGTCATGCCCTTCACACACTCAAACCAACAGATTCATCGAACTAACTCATCAAACCGCACTCAGGCGATCGCACACCCACAAGAAGCTACTGAGCCGGAGGAGCCGCTGGCGGAGTTGCTGCCGCTGCCCCAGGCGAATCAACGGGCTTTAGAGCCTCCAGCCGAAACGTCGTTGTCACACGGGTTTCCGGTTGCCCTGCGGGAACGACCTGCCCCTGGGGAGTCAGTACAATTCGCTGCGTACTCTGATCCAGAGTGGATTTCAGGTTGTTCACCACCAGCAGCGGCTGAAGTCGCTCGATGTTGCGAACAATCGACTGGGTTTGCGGAAAAGACCCCTGAATCTCCACATCGTAAACCCGTCGCTCCAACTGATTGTTCACGGCTGAACCCAGCGACCCATCCGTTACCGGACCCGATGCCGCAGGCACAAAATCAAACCGGGAAAGCCTTGCTCGCCTCTCCGGATCTTGAATTCCCGCATTCACCGACTGCACCCGTTCATTCACATCCAGCAGCAGGGTATCCAGGCTTTCTTCGGTGGCAAATAGCCCCAATACATCCGCCTGAAGCTGCTGAGCCGATCGCAGCCTTTCCCGTGCCTGAGTAATCTGCTGTTGAGCATCCCCCAGTCCGGCAAGCTCCTGTTCCTTAGCTGCAATCTCCGACTGAAGCTGCTGGTTGCGATCGAGAGTCGGCTGCACCAGATTCGACCAGAGCAAAAAGGCTCCGACTGCCCCTGCAACTGCCAGCGCAATGCCGCCAACCGTGGGCGTCAGGCTAACGCCAAACACTTTCGGATACGACGGTCCCTCCAGCTCACGTTCCCCGGTAGGAATAAAATCTCCGCCTACGGTCATGGTTTCAAAACTCCTCTATCCCGAAGTGCCTGAATTCTCGAAGCTAACCCCACAGACAGCGTTCGTTCCAGGTCGCGCAGCAGTTCCGATGCAGGCAAACTGGTTAGATCGCTCTCGATCGTGTACTCCACAACCTGGGGCAGCTGCACATCCACCTGACCTCCCTGGGGAGGCTGACCCTGACCCTGACCCGAAAACTCAACCCTTGTGCTGTTGTCTACCAACCGTGAACCCACCAGCCGCACATCCTGCCCATTGAGGAAAGGCGATCGCTGGAGCGTCAGCACAAAGTCATTAACATCGTTAAACGATCGCGCCTGTCCAGTAATGCGAACTCTGGGTACAGGGGCTGGGGGAGGAGGGGGAGCAGCCGCTTGGGCAGCGGGACTCGCTTCTGGGGCAGGGCTGGCACCGGGACTCGCTTCCGGACTGGGGCTGGCTGCGGGACTGGGGGCTGGGGCTGCGGCAACGGGGGCAGTCGGCTGAAGCTGCTCAATTTCTCGAATCTGCACATTGCCGGGAACCCGTGAGCGAATATCCTGCAACACGGCAGACCAGGGACGAATCTGATCAAACACGGTTGCAAGCGCCTGGTTTTGAGCTTCGATCGCCTGCACCTGCTGGTTAATGCTGTTAACTTCGCCCTGCTGAACTTTGAGCGCGGCAAGCTGATTATCGAGTTCCGCCGATCGCTGTGCCAGGGTGCGATTTTGACTCTGAAGCAGGAACCAGGCACCGCCCGTTAATGCCAGCAGCGCCAAACCCACCGCCGCCCCAATATAAATCGGACGCGGATCGTCTCGCACCACCGTTCGTTGCCGGACGCCTTTCGTACTCTGCCGCTCAGAGCGATCGTTGAGGAAATTAACATCAAGACTGTACATTTACCATGCCTCCCGTAAGCCCAAACCCAGAACAACGCCCAGCCCCACGCGCTGCATTGGCGGAATATCCTGCTCTACTTCCAGAGACAGGGCATTCACCGGATCAACCGCACTGGCTGGCAATCCAAGCCGCTGGGAGAAGAATTCATCAAGCTGCCCGATCGCCCCACCCGGACCCGCCAGAAGAAGCTGTGCCACTTCCATGTTTTCGCCCTGGTTGTGATAGAAGTCGATCGATCGACGCAGTTCGTCTGCCAGTTCGCCCAGCACCCGCAGCATCGAGGCAGTTCCCGGATTCATGCCGCCCTTGGTTGGCGGAACGGTGCCCATGCTATCCATTGGGACGATCGGAATGGTCATCCCCTGAAGCACATCGGTATTGCGGGAGGGAGGCAAGTTCATCGCTCGACTCAGTGCTGTTTGAACCTGGTAGGTACCGATCGGCACGGTGCGGGAAAACTGCGGCACCCCGTCCACCACAATCGAGATTTCGGTACTTTCAAACTCAATATCGACGATCGCAGCGGCTTCCTGAGGCGAAAACTGGCGCAATTGCTGTCGAATTGTGCGAATCAGCGAAAAGCTGCTGATCTCAAGCACATCGACAATCAATCCCGCCTGCCGAAAGGTTTCAATGTAGGAATCGGTGACTTCTTTACGGGTGGCAACCAGCAAAACCTGCACCTTTTCGATACCGTCCTCGTCCACAAAAAAGCCGAGTTTTTGATAATCGACGTCTGCTTCTTCACGGGGAAACGGCAGATAGAGTCCGGCTTCCTGGTTCAGCACCATCTCCCGCAATTCCTGATCGTCTAGCTCCGCCGGAACCGGAATAATGCGCGTGACCGTATCGCGACCGCTGGGAATTGCCGTTGCTACGTTTCTAACCTTGAGCTTGCTCTCTGCCAGCAGCGATTGAATGATTTCTGCCATCCCCGCCGAGTCGATGATTTGCCCCTCCTGGAACAAGCCCTCCGGCACTTCTGCGGAAGCCAGGGTCGTTAGCTGGAAGCCCTGACCCTTCTTCTTGAGCCGTGCGACATTGATGCGATCGGGCGTTAACTCTACCCCGATTCCTTTTGTTTTCTTAGCAAATAGACTTTTGAGGTTATTAACCACCGTTCCTACCCGTATCGCTGAGGTGAAGAAGAGCAGAAAGCAAATCGTCTGGTCTAAAGAACAAAGACAATATGAACTCAGGACGGTTTAAGCAGATGGTTAAACAACAGTCCGAGGAATGCATCGTTACAGACCCGATTTAGCCTCCATGAAGTCCCATGATGATAATCCAGGATACCCAATCTAAATCACTTTAGATCGACCTGTCATTCACAAAAGATGAATCGATGGGAAATAGATCCCCCAATCAAGAGCAAAATCTTGAAACTGGAAGACCCACACTGAATTTTAGGGACTCGAACGCTACTTATGAAGTTCTGAAAACTAGACCCGGTAATACCCAAATTCCGTCGTAATGCTACCTGGGCGATTTAATAAAGTTCCAAATCGCAGATTTTACGAACAGGACTTTGGCTCAACAATAGAGAACTTCTGGCGAGATGATAACTCAATTTCTGACAAGTGGAACGAAACCGAAGAAATTTTTCGCGATACTGCGTCCTTGGAGCGATCCGGCTTCAGGAAAACAGCTTCAGGAAAACAAGTCATGAATGCGATCGGGATGAATGCGATCGGTCACTGAAATTGTAGATTGATTAATAGGCTGTGCAAAAACTCCTGACAGCCGTCCTGTCTTTACTTTTCACGAGCTTTTTTGTGAGACTGTCTATGAACCCACCGAACTCCCCCTTTCCCTGGCAAACCTGGGGCACTCCGCTCCAGTCCTCTGCTCAACGCCTGCTGCTGTTGGGTTCGGGAGAACTGGGGCGAGAAGTGGCGCTCGAAGCGATGCGGCTGGGAATCGAAGTGATTGCGGTGGATGCCTATGCGAATGCTCCCGCAATGCAGATTGCCCATCGATCGCATGTGATTAATATGCTGGATGGCGAGCAGCTGCGCCAGATTATTGAGCAGGAACAGCCAGATTTAATTGTGCCGGAGGTCGAGGCGATCGCCACTGCTACTTTAATTGAGATGGAGCAGGCGGGCTGGCGCGTCATTCCCACCGCTAAGGCAACTTACCTGACCATGAACCGGGAAGGTATTCGACGACTGGCGGCAGAAGAACTGGGACTCCGCACGTCTCCCTACCGATTTGCCGAAACGGAAGCGGAATATCAGGAAGCGATCGCCGCCTTGGGACTGCCCTGCGTGGTGAAGCCCGTGATGAGTTCCTCCGGCAAGGGACAGAGTACGGTTCGCACAGAAGACGAGGTGATGCCTGCCTGGGATTACGCCCATGCGGGAGGACGGACAAAAAATGCGCGGGTGATTGTGGAAGGATTTATTCGCTTTCACACGGAGATTACCTTGCTGACGGTGAGGGCGATCGATGGCACCCACTTCTGTCCGCCGATCGGTCATGTGCAAATCAGCGGCGACTACCGGGAATCGTGGCAGCCCTGTCCGTTATCGGAGGCAACGCTGAAACAGTGTCAGGACATTGCTGCCAAAATTACGGAGGCATTGGGCGGCTACGGCATCTTTGGCGTAGAGCTGTTTATCGAAGGTGACTCCAGCAGCGAACAAACGGTTTACTTCAGCGAAGTCAGTCCTCGCCCCCACGATACCGGAATGGTAACGATGATCAGCCAGAACCTCTCGGAGTTTGAACTGCACGTGCGCGCCATTGCTGGACTGCCGATCGGCTCGATCGATCTAATCCAGCCCGGAGCCTCCGCTGTGATTCTGGCAGAAATCCCCAGCGAAAATCCCCAATTCACCGGAGTCCAGGACGCTCTGCAAGTCCCGACCAGCAAACTGCGCCTGTTTGGGAAGCCCCGCTGCTACAAAAATCGCCGCATGGGAGTCGCTTTGGCACTGGGAGAGACGATCGATCAGGCAAGGGAACGGGCAAAATCCTGCGCGGAAGCCGTAAAGGTCATCAACGGGGCTTAGTAGCAGTCTGAATTTTTGGATGCAGCCATTCCCTCCTCCCTCGCTCCAATGCTTCCTCGTTCCAATGCTCTGCGTTGGAATGCAATGAGGAGGCTCTGCCTCCAAATCAAATTAGTTTAGCGGCAGAGCCGCATCCGAGCCATATCCAGGCTGAGCTTGGACACCAGAAACGCCTGGATACTAGACGGAAGTGAAGGTCGTTTAAGCCGAAAGGGGAGACTCTTCTGAGCCAGCTTCCACAGCAGTCACATCCTTTACTGCCGCTACGATCGTCGCCTCGGGAAACTGAGCCGTCACCTGAGAAGCCACCGAGACGGGCAATATCGCATTCTCGACTCGACCGGGTGCAATCCAGCGACTTGCCTCTGTTAAAGCGTGGAACTTGCCGCACAGCAACAGCCGATCGCCTGCCTGCAAATCGCTCTCGCCGTGGGGGAAATTAATAAATTTGCCTTCGCGCCGAATTGCCTGCACCAGAACGCCAAACTGTTTGCGAATGTGAACGTCCGCCAGGGTTTTGCCCGCTACGGGACTGTCATCGGGCACCAGCAGCCATTGGCAGGAAGCATTTTCGGCGGGAATTGCTGCCTCGCCGCGTGCCAGTTCCGCCAGAGCCACTAATTCATTCGGTTCGCCCACTACCAGGAGACGATCGCCTTCCTCAATAATGGTCTGCGGTTCGGGATAGTCGATCTCTTCCCCATGCTTGCGGCGAATTGCCATCAGCGTCACACCCGTCAGGCGGCGCAGATTCGTTTCCTCCAGGGTCATTCCGGCAAGGGGCGATCCATCCGGCAATGTGACCCATTTGCTGTTCATATCTCTGGCTGCCACTTCCAGATCGTGGGAGACCTGGCTGGGCGATCGCTCTGGGCGCAAATCAAGATAATGGGAGCTGCGAATTTGCTGCACTTCCCGCTGGATAATCGGCAGGGGAATTCCCAGTCCGGTCAGCAGATGGCTGGAGAGTTCCAGGCTTGCCTCAAATTCCGGCTGCACCACTTCCTTCGCCCCAAGCTGATACAGCAGCTCAATATCCTTATCCTGGGTTGCCCGCACCACAATATCCAGATCGGGAGCCAGTTCCAACGATCTCTTAATCGTGAGTCGAATACTCATTGGGTCGGGGAGGGCGATCGCCAAACCCTTTGCCTGGGAAACGCCAGCCGCTTCTAAAACGTGCAGACTGGCAGCATTGCCGTAAACGTAGGGAATACCTTCCTCGCGCAACTGCTGAATCACCTGCTCCGACTGATCAATCACGACGACGGGCTGATCGTGGCTCTGCAAAAGCTGCAAGATATTCCGCCCCACGCCGCCATAACCGCAGATCACCAGATGCCCCTGCGTGGGAAGATTTTCCGGCACTTCCATCGGCTCTTCGCCGCCATCCAGCCACGCCTTCAGCCAGGGCACCGCATCCGCCCAGATGACAAGTTGAGGGACGAGCCGCAGCACAAAGGGCGTAATCACCAGCGTCACAGCAGTTGTGCCGAGGATCAGCAGATACACGCGACGGGAAACCAGCCCTAACACCTGCCCCTTACTCGCTAGCACGAAGGAAAATTCTCCAATCTGCGCCAGTCCCAATCCGACAATCAAAGACGTTTTCAGCGGGTAGCGGAAGGCGCGAACCAGGGGCGTCACGATCAGGAATTTGCCGATAAACACCAGCGTCACCAGTCCCAGAATCAGTTCCAGGTTGTTCCAGATGAACACCGGATCGATCAGCATCCCGATCGCCGCAAAGAACAAACTCGCGAAAATGTCCCGAATCGGCTCCACGTAGGTTAGCGTCTGGTCGGCGTATTCCACCTCGGAGATCATCAATCCGGCGATGAATGCCCCCATCTCAATAGACAGCCCCAGATACTCCGTCAGTAGCGCAATGCCCAGACAGAGAGCAACCACCCCCAGCAAAAAGAGTTCGCGGCTTTCGGTTTTTGCCAACAGACGCAGCAGCGGCGGAATCAGCCAGATCCCAGCAACGATCGCCCCACCTGCAATCAGAGCTGTCTTCAGCAGGGCAATCCCCACCGCCACGCCAATTTCTTCCGAGGGACGGTTCAACGCAGGCAGCACCGCCAGCATGAGACCCAGCGCCAAATCCTGCACGACGAGAATGCCTAACATCACCCGACCGTGAGCCGTTTCCGTTTCGCCCTTCTCCATCAGGCACTTCAGCACCACCGCCGTCGAAGACAGGGACAGAATCGCACCCAAAAAGACACCCTGTGTCGGAGACTCCACCCAGCCCACGCCGATCGCCACCAGCGTCGTCACCAGGATTGTGGATAGAATTTGCAGACCG
This is a stretch of genomic DNA from Leptolyngbya ohadii IS1. It encodes these proteins:
- a CDS encoding FAD-dependent oxidoreductase; this translates as MAVEYDLVILGGTALARSIAAQACRFQAQVALVEPHPPRETDHFRMLLNHWVNAIYRTEQIPRPPSVSISTPISEIIPESKSLARSVPSATELLSFAAQTAPLISEAVMAQQQQSLEQLAAAGVDVMVGQGEFQQSPRLGFQINGRSLRSRAYVLAVPSVPEVPLIPGMAEATILPLDDLAQFQGKTLPERIAILGDDPQAIELAQTLRRLGIRVTLIQARFLPQFDPAARLLQAQLEAEGVELFVGIEVERIEAIGGANDSGIRLYGKDGNGRAYRLEADLLLLATPRQPNLASLNLDEIGVRWTLDGVKVNRKLQTTCSRVYACGETLGGFTLPQLSRSEADLILHNALFLPPRSIQSRLVPWTLMTDPQIAQVGMDETSARKNYGDAVRVISASTQTIARAYVEEISGFCRLILRKDGRILGGTIVAPQASEWISVLTLAIQQRLKMADLARLPIPSATFAELLDRLSHAWQHQRFTPRQRTWLDRYFDFRRSWSS
- the cobD gene encoding threonine-phosphate decarboxylase CobD, whose protein sequence is MQPSRRTPGHGGNLTWAATLAGCSPFDILDFSASINPLGPPPSAIAAIQSSLNDLRHYPDPGYIHLKQTLAQLHDLSPDWILPGNGSAELLTWASRELADLNATHLLTPAFGDYLRALKAFNANIIPCPLPLTDKDDRSIGSTEIGLDRALSDSLLPTPHSPLSTLLPIHPSTHPLPTGLLLNNPHNPTGKLFPRQSLLPLLEQYALVVIDEAFMDFLPEDEQQSLIDRVTEFPNLVILRSLTKFYSFPGLRFGYAIAHPDRLQRWQQWRDPWSVNTLAAAAAEAVVKDVAFQQKTLNWLPPARNQLYAGLAALPGLSPLPGAANYLLVHFRGSTIELQKTLLQRHKILIRDCNSFPELGDRYFRVAVRTESENQRLLDALVEVPPDVNALSDAS
- a CDS encoding HU family DNA-binding protein; the protein is MNKGELVDKVAEKANVTKKQADAVLTAAIDSIMEAVSSGDKVTLVGFGSFEPRERKEREGRNPKTGEAMQIPATKVPAFSAGKLFKEMVGK
- a CDS encoding type IV pilus secretin family protein, whose amino-acid sequence is MNRHYQFGGILGGSLLTGAAVICMSAQPARAAATQITDVQVNQTDRGMQVVLQTSRGERPQVFTVSRGNALIADLINTELSLPDSNGFVQNNPAPGISSVSVAQLDGNSVRVTVNGGSAAPSGQINQGQQGIVLNVSSASGGNSAAPSSTATNIPVPAPQVAQASPTPSAPAVPPPNAPAPDVLLPNPGVTINGVPVVRPTREAAPPLLPRAVAPPLGDISVSSTDASPSEINLGTSEIVPRLVLRDAPAREVLSLLARAAGLNVAYLDQAAQGQADAAQGQAPQGQPGQAPQDVRISLDIENEPVQNVFNYVLRVAGLQANRSGRTIFVGTLLPASARDNVIRTLRLNQVTAAAAASFLSAQGAETQRVVETTTRTVQGEGANQIVTNNTTTQIIPLAATAGAGPLLLRGLSVLTDERLQAVTLVGTPQQVQIAASLLSQLDLRQRQVAVNIKVVDVNLAAQDNFSTSFSFGVGDTFVLSDGGNAVVNYGGFNPPNATTTNGSVVSPPAIANPFAGGNTFFDVGQPGVRIPGTEPGTLVIDERNGSIRRLANAGAREFLRSIAGVSGNPFRTGITDVDLATDNVITIATDGTVSVTQGDVGTAEAGLPSFFRYPTRFLASLQAQVVSGNAKILTDPTLVIQEGQQATVNVGQEVISETNITFVDTPSGTRQETEVVKAVAGLQLQVNVSRIDDNGFVTLAINPTVSAPIDTVDTGNGQVTLLSVRQLNSGQVRIRDGQTLILSGIIQETDRTTVSKVPILGDIPILGALFRSTNRNNTRQEVIVLLTPRVLDDSDFSTFGYRYTPSPDAQEILRRQGIQVP
- a CDS encoding pilus assembly protein PilO — encoded protein: MTVGGDFIPTGERELEGPSYPKVFGVSLTPTVGGIALAVAGAVGAFLLWSNLVQPTLDRNQQLQSEIAAKEQELAGLGDAQQQITQARERLRSAQQLQADVLGLFATEESLDTLLLDVNERVQSVNAGIQDPERRARLSRFDFVPAASGPVTDGSLGSAVNNQLERRVYDVEIQGSFPQTQSIVRNIERLQPLLVVNNLKSTLDQSTQRIVLTPQGQVVPAGQPETRVTTTFRLEALKPVDSPGAAAATPPAAPPAQ
- a CDS encoding PilN domain-containing protein — its product is MYSLDVNFLNDRSERQSTKGVRQRTVVRDDPRPIYIGAAVGLALLALTGGAWFLLQSQNRTLAQRSAELDNQLAALKVQQGEVNSINQQVQAIEAQNQALATVFDQIRPWSAVLQDIRSRVPGNVQIREIEQLQPTAPVAAAPAPSPAASPSPEASPGASPAPEASPAAQAAAPPPPPAPVPRVRITGQARSFNDVNDFVLTLQRSPFLNGQDVRLVGSRLVDNSTRVEFSGQGQGQPPQGGQVDVQLPQVVEYTIESDLTSLPASELLRDLERTLSVGLASRIQALRDRGVLKP